The Pseudomonas azadiae genome includes a window with the following:
- the gspH gene encoding type II secretion system minor pseudopilin GspH, with translation MKQQGFTLIELMVVLVIIGIASAAISLTIKPDPLHLLRKDAERLSQLLQVAQAEAHVDGRPITWRADAKGFRFNRRNDDGTRVEAFQGDSQLRPRLWESTPMQVTVEPRQPLVLNAEWINPPLRVVLSDGQHSLSLQRDAAGLMRVEALP, from the coding sequence ATGAAACAGCAAGGCTTCACCCTGATCGAGCTGATGGTGGTGCTGGTGATCATCGGCATCGCCAGCGCCGCCATCAGCCTCACCATCAAGCCCGACCCGCTGCACCTGCTGCGCAAGGATGCCGAGCGCCTGAGCCAACTGCTGCAAGTCGCCCAGGCCGAAGCCCACGTCGACGGCCGCCCCATCACCTGGCGCGCCGACGCCAAGGGCTTCCGCTTCAACCGCCGCAATGATGATGGAACCCGCGTGGAAGCCTTCCAGGGCGACAGCCAACTGCGCCCGCGCCTATGGGAAAGCACACCGATGCAAGTCACTGTCGAACCTCGGCAACCCCTGGTGCTCAATGCCGAATGGATCAACCCGCCGCTGCGGGTGGTGCTGTCCGACGGGCAACACAGCCTCAGCCTGCAACGCGACGCCGCCGGCCTGATGCGCGTGGAAGCCCTGCCATGA
- a CDS encoding RNA polymerase sigma factor codes for MKNTGHSPMVSLFLASYEDFKVRLRKRLGSEDLANDVLHETYLRVDRMDVPANLQQPNAYLYRMALNIAADRRQADARLLTGSEVQELLQSTDDAQDPSRVVGGQKEIQSLVKALYELPARRRKILIAARLEEAPHLEISQRFGISTRMVEKEIKAALGHCAKRLERKVIQRFGPGAGKPS; via the coding sequence ATGAAAAATACCGGGCACAGTCCGATGGTCAGCTTGTTCCTGGCCTCCTACGAAGACTTCAAGGTGCGTTTGCGCAAGCGCCTGGGCTCGGAGGACCTGGCCAACGACGTCCTGCACGAAACCTACCTGCGGGTCGACCGCATGGACGTGCCGGCGAACCTGCAACAGCCCAACGCCTATCTGTATCGCATGGCCTTGAACATCGCCGCCGACCGCCGCCAGGCCGACGCACGCCTGCTCACCGGCAGCGAAGTGCAAGAGCTGCTGCAAAGCACCGACGACGCCCAGGACCCCTCGCGGGTGGTGGGCGGGCAGAAAGAAATCCAGTCCCTGGTCAAGGCCCTCTACGAACTGCCGGCGCGCCGCCGCAAGATCCTCATTGCCGCCCGCCTGGAAGAGGCGCCGCACCTGGAAATCTCCCAGCGTTTCGGCATCTCCACGCGTATGGTCGAGAAGGAAATCAAGGCTGCCCTGGGCCATTGTGCCAAGCGCCTGGAAAGAAAAGTGATTCAGCGGTTCGGTCCCGGGGCCGGAAAACCGTCTTAG
- the gspI gene encoding type II secretion system minor pseudopilin GspI produces the protein MYGRRKEQGFTLIEVLVALAIIAVAMAAAVRVAGLMAQSNGLLRDKSIALLAAQSRLAELRLEGLGPEGHLRNGKKTFECDQGRLKLRCEQTISADGRLLQVNLQVLDASREAPPLARLETQVMAE, from the coding sequence ATGTACGGCCGTCGCAAGGAGCAAGGTTTTACCCTGATCGAGGTGCTGGTGGCGCTGGCGATCATTGCCGTGGCCATGGCCGCCGCCGTGCGCGTGGCCGGGCTGATGGCCCAGAGCAACGGCCTGCTGCGCGACAAATCCATCGCGCTGCTGGCGGCGCAGAGTCGCCTGGCGGAGTTGCGTCTGGAGGGGCTGGGCCCGGAAGGCCACCTGCGCAACGGCAAGAAAACCTTCGAGTGCGATCAAGGCCGCCTGAAACTGCGCTGCGAACAGACCATCAGCGCCGATGGCCGCCTGCTCCAGGTCAACCTGCAGGTGCTCGACGCCAGCCGCGAAGCACCGCCCCTGGCGCGCCTGGAGACTCAGGTCATGGCCGAGTGA
- the gspG gene encoding type II secretion system major pseudopilin GspG, with product MDIARLTSPLPGPRGQRGFTLIEIMVVVVILGILAAMVVPKVLDRPDQARATAAKQDIGGLMQALKLYRLDHGSYPNMNQGLKVLVERPADAKNTNWRAYLDRLPNDPWGHPYHYLNPGANGEVDVFSLGADGQPDGDGMNADIGSWQL from the coding sequence ATGGATATCGCACGCCTAACGTCACCGCTGCCAGGCCCTCGCGGGCAACGTGGCTTCACCTTGATCGAGATCATGGTGGTGGTGGTCATCCTCGGGATCCTGGCCGCGATGGTGGTGCCCAAGGTCCTTGACCGGCCGGACCAGGCGCGGGCCACCGCGGCCAAGCAAGACATCGGCGGGTTGATGCAGGCCTTGAAACTCTACCGCCTGGACCACGGCAGTTACCCGAACATGAACCAGGGTTTGAAGGTGTTGGTCGAGCGCCCGGCGGATGCGAAGAACACCAACTGGCGTGCCTACCTCGACCGTCTGCCCAACGATCCGTGGGGCCACCCGTATCACTACCTCAACCCGGGCGCCAACGGTGAAGTGGACGTGTTCTCCCTCGGCGCCGACGGCCAGCCGGATGGCGATGGCATGAATGCCGATATCGGCTCCTGGCAGCTCTAG
- a CDS encoding CaiB/BaiF CoA transferase family protein produces the protein MNPLATTLAGFGPLKGVTILDLTRVVAGPYCAMLLADMGAHVIKIEHPTDPDLTREFPPMSRSASAPVSGFFAQFNRNKHAVCLDLKHPDGKATFLEMVRKADIVIENFRPGTMDKLGLGYAVLKAVNPALVFTAISGFGQHGPNSSRPAFDSSAQAAGGLWSMNGTVEEPMRVGTVLGDLSAALYAAIGTLGALREAERSGQGQLVDVSQQDSIISLTENALVTYTETGEVVGPTGNGHPFVKPYGRYACKDGFVFFGAYTDKFWREACHAFGDAALATDPEIDTMAKRFEQATYLRRVKPIVEGWCAAYTKAELEALTGDRFPLSPIKSIDEVVADPHVRERDMVISVECQGAHFEVFGNPVKLSGGTREKGSSAPGVGQHNQQVYRQWLGLDQAQYDQLVERGVI, from the coding sequence ATGAACCCTCTTGCAACCACCCTGGCCGGCTTCGGCCCGCTCAAGGGCGTCACCATCCTCGACCTGACCCGCGTCGTGGCCGGGCCTTATTGCGCCATGCTGCTGGCGGACATGGGCGCCCACGTGATCAAGATCGAACACCCCACCGATCCAGACCTGACCCGCGAGTTCCCGCCCATGAGCCGCAGCGCCAGCGCCCCGGTCAGTGGTTTTTTCGCCCAGTTCAACCGTAACAAGCACGCGGTGTGCCTGGACCTCAAGCACCCGGACGGCAAGGCGACCTTTCTTGAAATGGTGCGCAAGGCCGATATCGTCATCGAGAATTTCCGCCCCGGCACCATGGACAAGCTGGGCCTGGGCTATGCGGTACTCAAGGCGGTCAACCCGGCGCTGGTGTTCACTGCCATCAGCGGTTTCGGCCAGCACGGGCCCAACTCTTCACGCCCGGCATTTGACAGCAGTGCCCAGGCCGCCGGCGGCTTGTGGTCGATGAATGGCACGGTCGAGGAACCGATGCGCGTCGGCACGGTGCTGGGGGATTTGTCGGCGGCGCTGTACGCGGCGATTGGCACCCTCGGCGCTTTGCGTGAAGCCGAGCGCAGCGGGCAGGGGCAACTGGTCGATGTGTCCCAGCAGGACTCGATCATCTCCCTGACTGAAAACGCTCTGGTCACCTACACCGAAACCGGCGAAGTGGTCGGGCCTACCGGCAACGGTCATCCCTTCGTCAAACCCTATGGCCGCTATGCCTGCAAGGACGGCTTCGTGTTCTTTGGTGCCTACACCGACAAGTTCTGGCGCGAGGCCTGCCATGCCTTCGGCGATGCGGCCCTGGCCACCGACCCCGAAATCGACACCATGGCCAAGCGTTTCGAGCAAGCCACTTACCTGCGTCGGGTCAAGCCCATCGTCGAAGGCTGGTGTGCGGCCTACACCAAGGCCGAACTGGAGGCGCTGACCGGCGACCGATTCCCGCTGTCACCGATCAAGAGCATTGACGAAGTGGTGGCCGATCCCCATGTGCGCGAGCGGGACATGGTGATCAGCGTCGAATGCCAGGGCGCGCATTTCGAGGTGTTTGGCAACCCGGTGAAGCTTTCCGGCGGCACCCGCGAGAAGGGCTCCAGTGCCCCCGGCGTCGGTCAGCACAACCAACAGGTTTACCGTCAATGGCTGGGCCTGGACCAGGCCCAGTACGACCAATTGGTCGAGCGAGGTGTGATTTGA
- a CDS encoding OprD family porin, which produces MKILLRANPVVLTCLVFSTGSSYADGFLEDSKASLNLRNFYLNRNFVDGNNPQAKAEEWTQSFILDARSGYTAGVVGLGVDVLGLYSVKLDGGRGTANTQLLPVHGDGRPADDFGRLGVALKAKLANTELKAGEWAPALPVLRSDDGRSLTQTFRGAQLTSREFSGVTLYGGQFRANSPRNDASMEDMFMGGRPDATSDRFNFGGAEYLFNDKKTQVGAWYSELADIYQQRYINLTHSQPVGGWVLGANLGFFSGEQNGKALAGNLENRALSAMLSARTGAHTIYVGLQRMSGDDGWMRVNGTAGTSLANDSYNSSYDAARERSWQLRYDYDFAAQGVPGLTLMTRYIRGSNAHVGTVTDGEEWGRESELAYVVQSGPAKLLNVRWRNSTLRRDFSTNEFDENRLIISYPLSLL; this is translated from the coding sequence ATGAAGATCCTTTTGCGCGCCAACCCTGTGGTTCTTACCTGCCTGGTGTTCAGCACCGGCAGCAGCTATGCCGACGGCTTCCTGGAAGACAGCAAAGCCTCGCTGAACCTGCGCAATTTTTACCTGAACCGCAATTTCGTGGATGGCAACAACCCCCAGGCCAAGGCCGAAGAGTGGACCCAGAGCTTTATCCTCGATGCGCGCTCCGGCTATACGGCAGGCGTGGTCGGCCTTGGCGTGGACGTATTGGGGCTGTATTCGGTGAAGCTCGATGGCGGCAGGGGCACCGCCAATACCCAACTGCTGCCGGTGCACGGTGACGGGCGCCCGGCGGACGATTTCGGTCGGTTGGGGGTGGCGCTCAAGGCCAAGCTTGCGAACACCGAACTGAAGGCCGGGGAGTGGGCGCCGGCCTTGCCGGTGCTGCGTTCGGATGACGGCCGTTCACTGACCCAGACCTTTCGCGGCGCGCAGTTGACCTCCAGAGAATTCAGCGGCGTGACCCTGTACGGCGGGCAATTCCGGGCCAACAGCCCGCGCAATGATGCAAGCATGGAGGATATGTTCATGGGCGGCCGCCCGGATGCCACCTCCGATCGCTTCAACTTCGGCGGCGCCGAGTACCTGTTCAACGACAAGAAAACCCAGGTCGGCGCCTGGTATTCGGAACTCGCCGACATCTACCAGCAGCGCTATATCAACCTGACCCACAGCCAACCGGTGGGCGGCTGGGTGCTGGGCGCCAATCTCGGGTTTTTCTCCGGTGAGCAGAACGGCAAGGCCCTGGCCGGCAACCTGGAGAACCGCGCCTTGTCGGCCATGCTCTCGGCCAGGACCGGTGCCCATACGATCTATGTCGGCCTGCAACGCATGTCCGGCGACGACGGCTGGATGCGCGTCAATGGCACCGCCGGCACCAGCCTGGCCAACGACAGCTACAACTCCAGCTATGACGCGGCCAGGGAGCGCTCCTGGCAACTGCGCTATGACTACGATTTCGCCGCCCAAGGCGTGCCGGGCCTGACCTTGATGACGCGCTATATCCGCGGCAGCAATGCGCATGTCGGCACCGTCACCGATGGCGAGGAATGGGGCCGCGAATCGGAGCTGGCGTATGTGGTGCAGAGCGGCCCGGCCAAGCTTCTCAATGTGCGCTGGCGCAATTCGACCTTGCGTCGGGATTTCAGCACCAACGAGTTCGATGAGAACCGGTTGATCATCAGTTATCCGCTGTCATTGTTGTAA
- a CDS encoding FAS1-like dehydratase domain-containing protein yields the protein MSLLTEAIMGCIGLALPPVRFEVSRQDIRKYAVATGQRQARFLAGDEAPLMFLFSVLMPVLPLEQLREDGHFPDNPLLPELPLKRILAGGSRYQVHRRIYPGDVLVCRQTLVDIHEKQGSDGPLIFLVFENRFENEAGEPLVIEHLTRIAR from the coding sequence TTGAGCCTGCTCACCGAGGCAATCATGGGCTGCATCGGCCTGGCGTTGCCGCCGGTGCGCTTTGAAGTCAGCCGCCAGGACATCCGCAAATATGCGGTCGCCACCGGCCAGCGCCAGGCACGGTTTCTGGCGGGTGATGAAGCGCCGTTGATGTTTTTGTTCAGCGTGCTGATGCCGGTATTGCCCCTGGAGCAGTTGCGCGAAGACGGCCACTTCCCCGACAACCCGCTGCTGCCGGAATTGCCGCTCAAGCGCATTCTGGCGGGGGGCAGCCGCTACCAGGTGCACCGGCGGATTTATCCCGGTGATGTGCTGGTCTGCCGCCAGACGCTGGTGGACATCCACGAAAAGCAGGGCAGCGATGGCCCTTTGATTTTCCTGGTGTTCGAAAACCGTTTCGAGAACGAGGCGGGCGAGCCGCTGGTGATCGAACACCTGACCCGGATAGCGAGATAA
- a CDS encoding type II secretion system protein N, producing the protein MTFAPRFTLAHGVQALGVLAALAGAAVWMPLLLTSAESHTPSATPQALAARSDNPALQWFSNAPTALQVKVTGVLAGARGAVAILSLNDGPPRSFLLGERLSPGVRLTGIEGDGVEIERGGETLRVNLDKLPQGPALPRLTRP; encoded by the coding sequence ATGACATTCGCCCCTCGTTTCACCCTGGCCCACGGCGTGCAGGCGCTGGGTGTGCTGGCGGCTTTGGCGGGCGCGGCGGTGTGGATGCCGCTGCTGCTCACCAGCGCCGAGTCCCACACGCCCAGCGCCACGCCCCAGGCATTGGCGGCGCGCAGCGATAACCCGGCACTGCAATGGTTTTCCAATGCGCCGACGGCGCTGCAGGTCAAAGTGACCGGCGTGCTGGCGGGCGCGCGTGGCGCGGTGGCGATCCTCAGCCTTAACGATGGGCCGCCGCGCAGTTTCCTGTTGGGCGAGCGCCTCAGCCCCGGCGTGCGGCTGACCGGCATCGAAGGCGATGGGGTGGAGATAGAACGCGGGGGCGAGACGCTGCGCGTCAACCTCGACAAGTTGCCCCAGGGGCCTGCGCTGCCGCGGCTCACTCGGCCATGA
- the gspK gene encoding type II secretion system minor pseudopilin GspK: MKGYSPPAAKQRGMAIISALLIAAVVAVLAGAMLTRQSVFTRSLEAEQLRVQGQWLLQGGLEHGRQMLWDARRKDVLTRLDQPWAHAQVGAFAGRIEDEQGKFNLRNLVIRQQVDAEQLQSFERLCRLIGVDPAVSRRISQRVIGSYVPPARYPMLRSLDDLSGIEGLDPVVLQRMQAYISVLPGPTWVNGNTASAEVLSAVVPQLSLAQAHGLVAERDSGQWFINRGDFVNRLRLPQINVDSVQVGITSEWFRVQGQARREQRRVTIDALLHRPEDREPRVIWSRVGV, translated from the coding sequence ATGAAAGGGTATTCGCCCCCAGCGGCGAAGCAGCGCGGCATGGCGATCATCAGCGCCTTGCTGATCGCGGCGGTGGTGGCGGTACTGGCCGGCGCCATGCTCACGCGCCAGAGTGTGTTCACCCGCAGCCTGGAGGCCGAGCAACTGCGCGTGCAGGGCCAATGGCTGTTGCAAGGTGGCCTCGAACACGGCCGTCAGATGCTCTGGGACGCACGCCGCAAGGACGTGCTGACCCGCCTCGATCAGCCCTGGGCGCACGCTCAAGTCGGTGCGTTTGCGGGGCGGATCGAGGACGAGCAGGGCAAGTTCAACCTGCGCAACCTGGTCATTCGCCAACAGGTGGACGCCGAGCAATTGCAGAGCTTTGAGCGCCTGTGCCGGCTGATCGGCGTCGACCCGGCGGTGAGCCGGCGGATCAGCCAGCGGGTGATCGGTTCCTATGTTCCGCCCGCCAGATACCCGATGCTGCGCAGCCTGGATGACTTGAGCGGAATCGAGGGCCTGGACCCTGTTGTGTTGCAGCGCATGCAGGCGTACATCAGCGTGTTGCCCGGCCCTACCTGGGTCAATGGCAATACCGCCAGCGCCGAAGTGCTCAGCGCGGTGGTGCCGCAGCTCAGCCTGGCCCAGGCCCACGGGCTGGTGGCCGAGCGTGACAGCGGGCAGTGGTTTATCAACCGGGGGGATTTTGTTAACCGCCTGCGCTTGCCCCAGATAAACGTGGACTCGGTGCAGGTGGGCATTACCAGCGAGTGGTTCCGCGTGCAGGGCCAGGCGCGCCGTGAACAGCGACGGGTGACGATTGATGCGTTGTTGCATCGTCCCGAAGACCGCGAACCACGCGTGATCTGGTCGCGGGTGGGCGTATGA
- a CDS encoding tripartite tricarboxylate transporter permease: MEILLHEIMMAFALGLLGAVVFAAIGLVSGTDETTTLAPLTMLVVLLGAPPAGVLTFFLAGAVAKHMTHAVPTALLGIPGDTSATALLADANYLRKLGVPHIALRKMISGGAVAALIAVPLSVLFAVLLAPFGGVIKQFAPWVFLCAAFTIAYFSAGRWAAVLALVPFVVVIVALQALTGQYGVKLSVSYFLGIAVAPLIASLFSLLAPGERQRMRRDQYRVFSLAPDVKGWSGYFPNPFKVINPRQVRVTAMAASVTSATFVFSPVAMTVIMGEIIGSRIKHAYDRLTTVITARNGVTESTYIAETLIPLIAFGLPLSPVAAGPAAPLFNAPPRFFVDNATGEINNLHNLLNTWEFLGYGMLAVIVAILVAYPFTMNFAHGAAAYVVRKISHEAVITTFIGLVLVIGIWEGGLLGLLVIVTVGLLGGFLARFLGFNIGVQFMGYYTAVLTVPAIIALTGN; the protein is encoded by the coding sequence ATGGAAATCCTCCTGCATGAAATCATGATGGCCTTTGCGCTCGGGCTGCTCGGCGCCGTGGTATTCGCCGCCATCGGCCTGGTCTCCGGCACCGACGAAACCACCACCCTCGCGCCCCTGACCATGCTGGTGGTGCTGCTGGGCGCGCCACCGGCCGGGGTGCTGACGTTCTTTCTGGCGGGAGCGGTCGCCAAGCACATGACCCACGCCGTGCCCACCGCGTTGCTGGGGATTCCCGGTGACACTTCGGCCACGGCCTTGCTCGCCGATGCGAACTACCTGCGCAAACTCGGCGTGCCGCATATCGCCTTGCGCAAAATGATTTCCGGTGGCGCGGTGGCGGCGCTTATTGCGGTACCGCTGTCGGTGCTGTTCGCGGTGTTGCTGGCGCCGTTCGGTGGGGTGATCAAGCAGTTCGCGCCCTGGGTGTTCCTGTGCGCTGCGTTCACCATCGCCTACTTTTCCGCCGGGCGTTGGGCGGCGGTCCTGGCCCTGGTGCCGTTCGTGGTGGTGATCGTGGCGTTGCAGGCGTTGACCGGGCAGTACGGGGTCAAGCTGTCGGTGAGCTACTTCCTCGGCATTGCCGTGGCGCCGTTGATTGCCTCGCTGTTTTCCCTGTTGGCGCCCGGCGAGCGCCAGCGCATGCGCCGCGATCAATACCGGGTGTTTTCCCTGGCACCGGACGTGAAGGGCTGGAGCGGCTACTTTCCGAACCCGTTCAAGGTCATCAACCCGCGCCAGGTACGCGTGACGGCCATGGCCGCCAGCGTGACCAGCGCCACCTTTGTGTTCAGCCCGGTGGCGATGACGGTGATCATGGGCGAAATCATCGGTTCACGGATCAAGCACGCCTATGACCGCCTGACCACGGTGATCACCGCGCGTAATGGTGTGACCGAATCGACCTACATCGCCGAAACCCTGATCCCGCTGATCGCCTTCGGACTGCCGCTTAGCCCGGTCGCGGCCGGCCCGGCCGCGCCGTTGTTCAACGCACCGCCGCGCTTTTTCGTCGACAACGCCACCGGTGAGATCAACAACCTGCATAACCTGCTCAACACCTGGGAGTTCCTCGGCTACGGCATGCTCGCGGTGATCGTGGCGATCCTGGTGGCCTACCCGTTCACCATGAACTTTGCCCACGGCGCGGCGGCCTATGTGGTGCGCAAGATCAGCCATGAAGCGGTGATCACGACGTTCATCGGCCTGGTGCTGGTGATCGGCATCTGGGAAGGCGGCCTGCTCGGGTTGCTGGTGATTGTCACCGTGGGCTTGCTCGGCGGGTTCCTCGCGCGCTTCCTGGGGTTCAACATCGGCGTGCAATTCATGGGCTATTACACGGCGGTCCTCACGGTGCCTGCGATCATCGCGCTGACCGGCAACTGA
- a CDS encoding secretin and TonB N-terminal domain-containing protein produces MLLLLAGGRAAQAESPFLTLDLPAQDLEHALQAYSRATGMAVLVDRELTRGRRSIGVRGRFTAQEALAMLLTGSGLMARYARSDAFTLQAPQVSQPPPTKGAAARSAVRINNSYATALQQAIETSLCRSPLTRPGSFRALVQVWVSPDGVMEHSRLVSSTGDAQRDEALVRSLATARVERPAPSSLRQPVTLLLMPDTTGTRMECTAAKGARGG; encoded by the coding sequence TTGCTGTTGCTGCTGGCTGGCGGCCGTGCGGCGCAGGCAGAGTCGCCGTTTTTGACCTTGGATTTGCCGGCGCAAGACTTGGAACACGCCCTGCAAGCCTACAGCCGCGCCACCGGGATGGCGGTGCTGGTGGACCGTGAATTGACGCGGGGCCGGCGTTCCATTGGAGTGCGCGGGCGGTTTACGGCGCAAGAAGCACTGGCGATGTTGCTGACAGGGAGTGGCCTGATGGCACGTTATGCACGCAGCGATGCGTTCACCTTGCAGGCGCCGCAGGTCAGCCAGCCGCCTCCCACCAAGGGCGCGGCGGCTCGCAGTGCCGTGCGGATCAACAACAGCTACGCGACGGCGTTGCAGCAAGCGATCGAGACCAGCCTGTGCCGTTCGCCCTTGACCCGCCCCGGCAGTTTCCGGGCGCTGGTGCAGGTTTGGGTGAGCCCGGACGGGGTGATGGAACACAGTCGGCTGGTCAGTTCCACCGGCGATGCACAACGCGATGAAGCACTGGTACGCAGCCTGGCAACGGCACGGGTGGAACGCCCGGCGCCGAGCTCACTGCGCCAGCCGGTGACTTTACTTCTGATGCCTGACACAACGGGAACACGCATGGAATGCACAGCTGCAAAAGGAGCCCGGGGCGGATGA
- a CDS encoding prepilin-type N-terminal cleavage/methylation domain-containing protein, producing the protein MNRSQQGFTLIEVMVAIMLMALVSLIAWRGLDSVTRADQHLQASTEQTEVLLRALNQMQRDISLRASVELTAPDTPTDEGLAAVTVRSSDSKGFRLDVIRSAPVAGDGLQRVRWWLKGDSLYRAAAPARNRFPLPAAKDGVVVLTGVSDLQVRVWETDKGWRQLSGNRREDPTGLEIKLVRQTPQGVEKYRQVLGPLK; encoded by the coding sequence ATGAACCGGTCGCAGCAAGGCTTCACCCTGATCGAAGTGATGGTGGCGATCATGCTGATGGCGCTGGTCAGCCTGATCGCCTGGCGCGGCCTCGACAGCGTGACCCGCGCCGATCAGCACCTGCAGGCCAGTACCGAGCAGACCGAGGTGTTGCTGCGGGCGCTCAACCAGATGCAGCGCGATATCAGCTTGCGGGCCAGCGTCGAACTGACGGCCCCGGATACCCCGACCGACGAGGGGTTGGCGGCGGTCACGGTACGCAGTTCCGACAGCAAGGGCTTTCGCCTGGACGTGATCCGCAGCGCCCCGGTTGCCGGTGACGGGCTGCAGCGGGTGCGCTGGTGGCTCAAGGGCGATTCGCTGTACCGCGCCGCCGCGCCGGCACGAAACCGGTTTCCGCTGCCGGCGGCGAAGGATGGCGTGGTGGTGCTGACGGGCGTCAGCGACTTGCAGGTGCGCGTCTGGGAGACGGACAAGGGCTGGCGGCAGTTGAGCGGCAATCGGCGTGAAGATCCAACGGGGCTGGAGATCAAGCTGGTACGACAGACGCCCCAGGGGGTGGAAAAGTATCGGCAGGTGCTGGGGCCGTTGAAGTGA
- a CDS encoding FecR family protein: MNIFNLSTARPSTASPLHDEARDWLVLLTSGRATVADAKALKAWCAQSPEHAQAFEQAKALWQQLAPALDQVSQPRSFGRRAFLGGAIAASAAVVMVRVGVPGGFAGLTADYRTDVGEQRQVLLSAGVSLELNTQTRISRVGQGIELFEGEVEVVAHVAQPLKVQAGAGWVSAAQARFNVRNTDQNVCVTCIEGSLLVDIAGRSLRLDGGRQLTYGAAGVSEVTTVDTQAVVAWREQVLVFNNATLATVVDEINRYRPGMLVLLNKELGQRRVQARFSLQQLAGVALLIRDAYGAKCTELPGGVVLLS, encoded by the coding sequence TTGAATATTTTTAACCTCTCCACCGCCCGGCCATCCACCGCCAGCCCCCTGCACGATGAAGCCCGCGACTGGCTGGTCCTGCTGACGTCGGGCCGTGCCACCGTGGCCGACGCCAAGGCCCTGAAAGCCTGGTGCGCGCAAAGCCCGGAACATGCCCAGGCGTTCGAGCAGGCCAAGGCGTTGTGGCAGCAGTTGGCGCCGGCCCTCGATCAAGTCTCGCAACCGCGCAGCTTTGGCCGGCGTGCCTTCCTGGGCGGTGCGATTGCCGCTTCGGCGGCCGTGGTGATGGTGCGCGTCGGCGTACCGGGCGGCTTCGCCGGGCTTACGGCGGACTACCGCACCGACGTCGGCGAGCAGCGCCAAGTGCTGTTGAGCGCAGGCGTGAGCCTGGAACTCAATACCCAGACCCGCATCAGCCGGGTCGGACAGGGCATTGAATTGTTCGAAGGTGAAGTCGAAGTCGTCGCCCACGTTGCGCAACCGCTCAAGGTCCAGGCTGGCGCGGGCTGGGTGAGCGCGGCCCAGGCGCGCTTCAATGTGCGCAACACCGACCAGAACGTCTGCGTGACCTGCATCGAGGGTTCGCTTTTGGTGGACATCGCCGGTCGCAGCTTGCGTTTGGACGGTGGACGGCAACTGACCTATGGCGCTGCCGGGGTCAGTGAAGTGACCACGGTGGACACCCAGGCCGTGGTGGCCTGGCGTGAGCAGGTGCTGGTGTTCAACAACGCCACGCTGGCGACGGTGGTGGACGAGATCAACCGCTATCGGCCGGGGATGTTGGTGTTGTTGAACAAAGAACTTGGCCAGCGCCGTGTGCAGGCGCGGTTCAGCTTGCAGCAACTGGCGGGCGTGGCGTTGTTGATTCGCGATGCGTATGGCGCCAAATGTACGGAGCTGCCGGGTGGGGTGGTGTTGTTGAGTTGA
- a CDS encoding hotdog family protein, protein MPLIEVGQALPERQYTPDTVHLFLYNAAIWNAHRIHYDLAYAQQNEGHPALLVDGPLQGDWLTQLLYDWMQGADELLAFEYSNRRAAYVGDVLTAKGEILTVEGDCITLALQVVNQQGQATTVGRATVRKT, encoded by the coding sequence ATGCCCCTCATCGAAGTCGGCCAGGCCTTGCCCGAACGCCAGTACACCCCGGACACGGTGCACTTGTTCCTGTACAACGCGGCGATCTGGAACGCTCATCGCATTCACTACGACCTTGCCTACGCCCAGCAGAACGAGGGCCACCCTGCGCTGTTGGTGGACGGCCCGTTGCAGGGCGACTGGTTGACCCAGTTGCTTTACGACTGGATGCAGGGCGCCGACGAACTGTTGGCGTTCGAGTACAGCAACCGCCGCGCGGCCTATGTCGGTGATGTGCTGACCGCCAAGGGTGAAATCCTCACGGTGGAAGGCGACTGCATCACGCTGGCGTTGCAGGTCGTCAATCAACAGGGCCAGGCGACCACGGTCGGTCGCGCCACCGTTCGAAAGACGTGA